In one window of Candidatus Methanomethylophilaceae archaeon DNA:
- a CDS encoding leucine-rich repeat protein, protein MTAKSVFMAVISLAILVFAMAAADSDASQDYGSESGVSVGDTVVSEGLTFRIVSDNPLSASLTGFETLQEELAVPPEVVFNGVSVPVTEIGTKAFYACKSLTSVDIGDVRSIGMKAFANCSGIKALFMGGSLESVGAYAFCFCSGLADVYMGGSEGTLKAIGSYAFYGCLSMKGFDLGSAQKIGFKAFANCSSLESIDSSASVIGDFAFANCSSLTHAFFSASLRQIGDYAFYKTILLDSSGKRAVSAADLRGGSFDGHGGVLRIGGIDATVDGLTYSIASVSKVSVTGYVGSPSAIVLPASIQIGGKEYGVASVQARAFYGCSSLESADLGSAQDIGFKAFANCGKLASVDIRASSIGDYAFANCAGLSYVSFSDVLTSVGRSAFYGIEFLDESGVPAVSAESLAGKIFEGTGRILSSIPSEFTVDGIAYSIVSNGIVSVEGYSGSPYSIIIPSSVSSGGKSYQVVSVGAYAFYGCKSLRMVYITSAQEIGFKAFANCSNLLSAAISASSIGDYAFANCVGLAEISFPGSLSSVGNNAFWKVTFQDLDGKVIPATADNLAGKIFAGLRGTLKERASSQFDVTASISGSGSGAICVNGVDEGQTYSGTFAKGDSITLEAVPGIGCQFDRWVVNGTEFNSSIIIINVSRGFDAIAYMSAAPLRTVSASIEAGTVSFGDGISAKSISGTFRQGETVTVIAEPAYGYYFRGWTNGDDVVSDSETYEFVVTGDADYEAVVGSLIHTLSVTVSHGTLIIDEENVGPSYEASLCVGESLAVVVAPDVGYMFSGWDINGSKYGPDFQSIVFTMGSDDIRAAAECVSTEGPILHATIVNGSIEFDGVNMGSSIDIAVPCGEEHTLEAVPDSGYRFDHWVFDGSTLSSPGIAFTMGYNDIYATAECAKMEDAILHVTAINGTIEFDGVDMGSSMDIAVPCGEEHTLKAVPDSGYRFDHWVIDGSTLSSPGIVFTMGTQNVSAGAVMFKTEIFHVSISIDNGNFYYGEKKFGSSIVATVESGNSIKILAQPADGYSLVGWFIDGASDPICQENEFDFVPSGDIRLVVKTVPIG, encoded by the coding sequence ATGACCGCAAAATCGGTGTTCATGGCGGTGATTTCGCTTGCCATATTGGTGTTTGCAATGGCGGCGGCAGATTCCGATGCCTCTCAGGATTATGGAAGCGAATCCGGTGTATCCGTCGGGGATACGGTTGTATCCGAAGGGCTGACATTCAGGATAGTCTCCGACAATCCTCTGAGCGCATCCCTTACCGGATTTGAGACGCTCCAGGAAGAGCTTGCAGTCCCTCCGGAAGTCGTCTTCAATGGGGTGTCAGTCCCGGTCACCGAGATAGGAACCAAAGCGTTCTACGCCTGCAAATCCCTCACCTCCGTAGATATCGGGGATGTGCGCAGCATAGGGATGAAAGCGTTCGCGAATTGCTCCGGAATAAAGGCTCTGTTTATGGGCGGTTCCCTCGAATCGGTCGGCGCATATGCCTTCTGTTTCTGCTCCGGCCTCGCCGACGTATATATGGGCGGTTCTGAAGGCACTCTCAAAGCCATAGGCAGCTATGCGTTCTATGGTTGTCTTTCTATGAAAGGATTCGACCTGGGTTCCGCCCAGAAGATCGGCTTCAAGGCATTCGCGAATTGCTCTTCGTTGGAGTCCATTGATTCTTCGGCATCGGTCATAGGCGATTTCGCTTTCGCCAACTGCTCTTCGCTGACGCACGCATTCTTCTCCGCTTCTCTGAGGCAGATCGGCGATTACGCGTTCTACAAGACGATTCTGCTGGATTCTTCAGGCAAGCGCGCGGTTTCCGCCGCAGATCTCAGAGGCGGGAGTTTCGATGGCCATGGCGGAGTCCTTAGGATAGGCGGGATCGATGCGACCGTAGATGGTCTGACGTATTCCATTGCTTCCGTTTCGAAAGTTTCCGTGACCGGATACGTCGGGAGTCCGTCCGCAATCGTTCTGCCAGCTTCCATCCAGATAGGCGGCAAAGAATACGGCGTAGCATCCGTGCAAGCGCGCGCATTCTATGGTTGCTCATCGTTGGAATCTGCGGATCTCGGTTCGGCTCAGGATATAGGCTTCAAAGCCTTCGCGAACTGCGGAAAGCTGGCGTCCGTCGATATCCGCGCATCTTCCATCGGGGACTACGCATTCGCCAATTGTGCGGGGCTGTCTTACGTTTCGTTCTCCGACGTTTTGACCTCGGTCGGGAGGAGCGCGTTCTACGGCATCGAATTCTTGGACGAGTCCGGAGTTCCGGCCGTTTCCGCCGAAAGCTTGGCCGGAAAGATTTTCGAAGGTACTGGCAGGATTCTCAGTTCCATTCCCTCGGAATTCACCGTCGATGGGATTGCGTATTCGATAGTCTCGAACGGGATAGTCTCTGTCGAAGGGTATTCAGGAAGTCCGTACAGCATAATCATTCCTTCTTCGGTCAGCAGCGGCGGGAAGTCATACCAGGTCGTTTCCGTGGGGGCCTATGCATTCTACGGCTGCAAATCCCTGAGAATGGTGTACATAACATCGGCTCAGGAAATAGGGTTCAAAGCTTTCGCCAACTGCTCCAATCTCTTATCCGCTGCCATATCCGCCAGCTCGATCGGCGATTACGCTTTCGCCAACTGCGTCGGATTGGCGGAGATATCATTCCCCGGTTCGCTTTCCTCTGTCGGGAACAACGCATTCTGGAAGGTGACCTTCCAAGATCTCGATGGCAAGGTGATTCCGGCAACGGCGGACAATCTCGCAGGGAAGATCTTCGCCGGCCTTCGCGGGACGCTCAAGGAAAGGGCTTCCTCTCAGTTCGATGTTACCGCATCGATTTCCGGCAGCGGATCCGGGGCTATTTGCGTGAATGGGGTAGATGAAGGCCAAACGTATTCCGGAACCTTCGCAAAAGGAGATTCCATCACGTTGGAGGCGGTGCCCGGCATCGGATGCCAGTTCGACAGATGGGTGGTCAACGGAACCGAGTTCAATTCTTCCATTATAATAATCAATGTGAGCAGAGGCTTCGATGCCATCGCATACATGAGCGCAGCGCCTCTCCGCACTGTGTCCGCATCCATAGAGGCCGGAACGGTGTCTTTCGGCGACGGAATTTCTGCCAAATCCATCTCCGGGACTTTCCGTCAGGGCGAGACGGTGACCGTCATCGCTGAGCCCGCGTATGGATATTATTTCAGAGGATGGACGAATGGCGACGACGTGGTATCCGATTCTGAGACGTACGAATTCGTCGTCACCGGAGATGCGGATTATGAGGCGGTGGTCGGATCTTTGATCCATACTCTTTCCGTGACGGTCTCGCATGGAACTCTCATAATAGATGAAGAGAATGTCGGCCCCTCATACGAAGCCAGCCTTTGCGTAGGCGAGTCTCTCGCGGTTGTCGTCGCCCCTGATGTCGGCTATATGTTTTCCGGTTGGGACATCAACGGCAGCAAGTATGGGCCGGATTTCCAGAGCATCGTGTTCACTATGGGATCCGATGACATACGCGCCGCGGCTGAATGCGTCAGTACAGAGGGCCCTATCCTTCACGCCACTATCGTCAACGGAAGCATAGAGTTTGACGGGGTCAATATGGGAAGCTCCATAGACATCGCTGTTCCTTGCGGCGAGGAGCATACTTTGGAGGCTGTCCCGGATTCCGGATACCGTTTCGACCATTGGGTGTTCGATGGCAGTACCCTCAGCTCTCCGGGCATTGCGTTCACCATGGGATACAATGACATCTATGCCACGGCTGAATGCGCCAAAATGGAGGATGCGATCCTTCACGTCACTGCCATCAACGGAACCATAGAGTTTGATGGTGTTGACATGGGCAGTTCCATGGACATCGCTGTTCCTTGCGGCGAGGAGCATACGCTGAAGGCTGTCCCGGATTCCGGATACCGTTTCGACCATTGGGTGATCGATGGCAGTACCCTCAGCTCTCCGGGTATAGTGTTCACGATGGGAACGCAGAACGTCAGCGCAGGGGCGGTCATGTTTAAGACCGAGATTTTCCACGTGTCCATTTCCATCGATAACGGTAATTTTTACTATGGTGAGAAGAAGTTCGGCTCCTCTATCGTCGCTACTGTAGAAAGCGGAAATTCAATCAAGATTCTGGCGCAGCCTGCCGACGGGTATTCATTGGTCGGATGGTTCATCGACGGCGCATCGGATCCGATATGCCAGGAAAATGAATTCGATTTCGTGCCGTCGGGTGATATCAGATTGGTTGTAAAGACGGTGCCTATCGGCTGA
- a CDS encoding cation:proton antiporter codes for MDETLLLTNLALFTLLAGLCSTVLNKVKFPPLIGYLVAGIVIANVTTVDETGEIAVELLSDIGLILLMFCLGLEINLKKLKKQGTVAIKVAITQLPLSVIGGMLAGTLMGFGSVQSLILGAVLAGCSTAVVTAVLYAQKNLDRESIETIILIMIMEDIGQVIMLSILTPIMAGSSMDTSDLIVLITTIAIFMAGSLFLGLKFAHRIINWISDNVSEEILLIISVGMAFLMALIANLSGLSMAIGAFLMGMIMTKARKKNYIEQSVMPMKNLFMAMFFISVGMEVNLGTLVSNVGMMFIIYLLFAGLLIFTVSLGFWIAGVDGRKGFVSAVGLTAMGEFAFIISKEALDYGAVNESFYTSVIGAALISMIIMPIANRYSDRVWTFWESRRPQFISNWSADATGFRDKLYSNFSSASRRSKKIYRRGMASGYIDLLAIIVIELAFYIGAPILSRTLYDIFGGSVWLWNFVLLIINFIVLIPPISYLVSNIKNLEKIVIGASRNMAKKGGGGDLVKTGDLYEKILGMSNLIIVLAIDVAIIAIIPNPLGLIEHIMLLAIAIGVAIAIYLRMTSKKPKHTDDGDDAEKNSHVEETDVGIRDTGD; via the coding sequence ATGGATGAGACACTATTATTGACGAACTTAGCGCTGTTCACTCTTCTAGCTGGATTGTGCTCTACTGTCCTCAATAAAGTGAAATTCCCGCCTCTCATAGGCTATCTGGTCGCCGGGATCGTCATCGCCAATGTGACGACCGTGGACGAGACCGGAGAGATAGCTGTGGAATTGCTGTCCGATATCGGACTGATTCTGCTGATGTTCTGTCTCGGATTGGAGATCAATCTGAAGAAGCTGAAAAAGCAGGGGACCGTAGCTATCAAGGTAGCAATAACCCAGCTTCCTCTGAGCGTCATCGGAGGGATGCTTGCCGGCACTCTGATGGGATTCGGTTCCGTTCAATCGCTCATATTGGGCGCCGTCTTGGCCGGATGCAGCACAGCGGTCGTCACGGCAGTCCTCTATGCCCAGAAAAATCTGGACCGCGAAAGCATCGAGACGATCATCCTGATCATGATAATGGAGGACATAGGACAGGTCATAATGCTGTCGATTCTGACGCCCATCATGGCAGGATCGTCGATGGATACCTCCGATCTGATCGTCCTCATAACCACCATCGCGATTTTCATGGCGGGCAGCCTTTTCCTCGGCCTGAAATTCGCCCACAGGATAATCAACTGGATATCAGACAATGTGTCCGAAGAGATTCTGCTGATAATCTCGGTGGGAATGGCTTTCTTGATGGCCCTGATCGCGAATCTCTCGGGGCTCTCCATGGCCATCGGCGCGTTCCTGATGGGAATGATAATGACCAAAGCCAGGAAGAAGAACTACATCGAGCAATCGGTGATGCCGATGAAGAACCTGTTCATGGCGATGTTCTTCATTTCCGTGGGGATGGAAGTGAATCTGGGCACCTTGGTCTCCAACGTCGGGATGATGTTCATAATCTACCTCCTGTTCGCTGGGCTCCTCATATTCACGGTCTCCCTGGGATTCTGGATCGCAGGAGTGGACGGACGCAAAGGATTCGTCTCTGCGGTCGGCCTCACGGCGATGGGAGAGTTCGCGTTCATCATATCCAAGGAAGCCCTCGATTACGGGGCCGTGAACGAATCGTTCTATACGTCGGTCATCGGGGCCGCGCTGATATCCATGATAATAATGCCCATAGCCAACAGGTATTCCGACCGCGTCTGGACCTTTTGGGAGTCCAGACGCCCCCAATTCATATCCAACTGGTCGGCGGATGCCACGGGCTTCAGGGATAAGCTGTATAGCAACTTCTCCTCGGCATCAAGGAGATCCAAGAAGATCTACAGGAGAGGGATGGCATCCGGATACATAGACCTCCTGGCAATAATCGTGATCGAGCTCGCTTTCTATATTGGCGCACCGATTCTCAGCCGCACCTTATACGACATTTTCGGAGGAAGCGTCTGGCTATGGAACTTCGTGCTGCTGATAATCAATTTCATCGTCCTCATACCCCCGATATCCTATCTGGTCAGCAACATCAAGAATCTGGAGAAGATCGTCATCGGAGCCTCCAGGAACATGGCTAAGAAGGGCGGCGGCGGGGACTTGGTCAAAACCGGGGACCTCTACGAAAAGATCCTCGGCATGAGCAACCTGATCATAGTTTTGGCCATAGACGTGGCTATAATAGCGATCATACCCAACCCGCTGGGCCTGATCGAGCATATCATGCTCCTCGCGATCGCCATCGGAGTGGCCATCGCCATCTATCTCCGCATGACCAGCAAGAAACCCAAACACACGGACGACGGGGACGACGCCGAAAAGAACTCCCATGTCGAAGAGACCGACGTCGGAATAAGGGATACGGGCGACTGA
- a CDS encoding cation:proton antiporter encodes MEEIPLLTSIAIFTLLAGVCSIIFNKAKLPPLIGYLVAGIVVANVIGINEIGEEAVEMLSDFGLVLLMFCIGLEINIKKIKKQGRFAIIVAVVQLPLMVLGGMVAGTVMGYDSVQAIALGAIISGSSTAAVLAVLQSQNKLSKEEIEMLVLITIMEDIGQVIILSMLTPLLAGSSMDMMDLIVLIASIAVFMVVSLAVGLKYIPRMINWISDNVPNEILIVFSVGLAFGMAWLATIAGLSMAIGAFLMGMIISGCRKSKDLNRSIEPMKDLFMAMFFISVGMEVHLNTLTENLVTIVIFYLLFFCLKGSTVFLGYWIGKETGRNGFISAISLTAMGEFAFIISKEALNYGVVNDSFYTSVIGAALLSMIALPIISRYTDRTWDWFSARSPQAVGGAISKVNGIRDGIYEDLQIASSVSKKAVSKGMTSIYINFILIIIIEIAFAFAMPELAPMLSGMLGGSERTWYFVLVTLNFVALLPPTAILVSGLKNIDRLVIDGSSKKQDGNARILMHKELMSVNKLAIIAIFDLFIVALVPNPLSYAEQALMLVVAIGIVTAIYLRLTKNKPDEADSAVPEGSEPTNKEEETSLAEAEPEGSEGKI; translated from the coding sequence ATGGAAGAGATCCCCCTGCTGACAAGCATAGCCATTTTCACTCTCCTCGCCGGAGTGTGCTCCATCATCTTCAACAAAGCGAAGCTTCCCCCTCTTATAGGCTATCTCGTCGCAGGGATCGTCGTCGCCAACGTCATCGGGATAAACGAGATCGGGGAGGAAGCCGTGGAGATGCTCTCGGACTTCGGCCTCGTCCTTCTGATGTTCTGCATAGGGTTGGAAATCAACATAAAGAAAATCAAAAAGCAAGGCCGCTTCGCCATAATCGTAGCCGTCGTCCAGCTGCCGCTGATGGTCCTCGGAGGAATGGTGGCTGGGACCGTTATGGGATACGATTCGGTCCAAGCCATAGCTCTCGGCGCCATTATCTCCGGTTCCAGCACGGCGGCGGTTCTGGCCGTTCTTCAGTCGCAGAACAAACTCTCCAAAGAGGAGATCGAGATGCTCGTCCTCATAACCATAATGGAGGATATCGGACAGGTCATCATACTGTCGATGCTGACCCCGCTCCTGGCCGGATCCAGCATGGATATGATGGATCTGATCGTTCTTATAGCATCCATCGCCGTATTCATGGTCGTAAGCCTGGCGGTCGGCCTGAAATACATCCCGAGAATGATCAACTGGATATCGGACAACGTGCCGAACGAGATTCTGATAGTGTTCTCGGTCGGGCTCGCCTTCGGGATGGCATGGCTGGCCACCATAGCGGGCCTGTCGATGGCCATCGGAGCGTTCCTTATGGGGATGATCATATCCGGGTGCAGGAAGAGCAAAGACCTCAACAGATCCATCGAACCCATGAAGGACCTGTTCATGGCCATGTTCTTCATTTCCGTCGGGATGGAGGTGCATCTGAACACCTTGACGGAGAACTTGGTCACGATCGTGATATTCTACCTCCTGTTCTTCTGCCTCAAAGGCTCCACCGTGTTCCTCGGCTATTGGATCGGAAAGGAGACCGGGCGCAACGGATTCATATCCGCGATAAGCCTGACAGCGATGGGAGAGTTCGCGTTCATCATATCCAAAGAAGCGCTCAATTACGGCGTCGTGAACGATTCATTCTACACATCTGTGATTGGAGCGGCCCTGCTGTCGATGATCGCTCTGCCGATAATAAGCAGGTACACCGACAGAACCTGGGACTGGTTCTCCGCCAGAAGCCCCCAGGCTGTCGGCGGGGCCATATCGAAAGTCAACGGCATCAGAGATGGGATATACGAAGACCTGCAAATCGCCTCCAGCGTATCCAAAAAAGCAGTCAGCAAAGGCATGACCTCGATTTACATCAACTTCATCCTGATAATCATAATAGAGATCGCGTTCGCGTTCGCGATGCCGGAATTGGCTCCGATGCTCAGCGGCATGTTGGGCGGAAGCGAGCGCACATGGTATTTCGTCTTGGTCACGCTGAACTTCGTCGCCTTGCTGCCTCCGACCGCCATCCTGGTGTCGGGACTGAAGAACATAGACAGATTGGTGATCGACGGCTCCAGCAAAAAACAGGACGGGAACGCCAGAATCCTGATGCACAAGGAGCTGATGAGCGTCAACAAGCTGGCCATAATAGCCATTTTCGACCTGTTCATCGTCGCTCTGGTTCCAAACCCGCTGAGCTATGCGGAACAGGCGCTGATGTTGGTGGTGGCCATAGGAATAGTGACAGCGATTTACCTCAGATTGACCAAAAACAAGCCCGACGAAGCCGATTCTGCCGTCCCAGAAGGATCGGAGCCGACGAATAAAGAAGAAGAAACATCCTTGGCAGAGGCGGAGCCAGAAGGTTCTGAGGGAAAGATTTAA
- the cls gene encoding cardiolipin synthase gives MLFNFVVHETSILFYIIGWASMLFVLIKEWRYPRKAVFWIAVLFALPIVGFAFYLVLGQSRYRKYSLSLPEEDSEALHKIRKERNAGHEIGFKGKEIADALEKVGSDLTYGNDVRLYTIGNPKFEDLMADIRGAKDHVHLEYYIIRDNDPLSKELFDLLGDKARNGVEVRLIADWVGLKNNRVMVNKLKNAGAKVKIFNPLLPNLFSPKKNNRDHRKIVDIDGETAYVGGFNIGVEYLGLGEFGYWRDSGTRIRGPAVSEVIERFLMDWKYVSGEDLYGNPRYSYRSSPEGNIPVQIVSGGPDMDYHNQVAFQYLMMIEKAEKTLHIHAPYFIPDETFSMALRGAAMRGVDVKVIIPDIQDHPLVFWANRKFADEVMKDGVKVYEYNGGFIHSKALVADGCICSVGSANLDDRSLKLNFETNAMIYSEEIGNKMEEAFQDDIAQSTEYSREKFSSMTLWERIITKISWFLSGEL, from the coding sequence ATGCTGTTCAATTTCGTCGTCCACGAAACGTCGATTCTGTTCTATATCATAGGATGGGCTTCGATGCTTTTCGTCCTCATCAAGGAATGGCGTTACCCGCGCAAGGCGGTGTTTTGGATAGCAGTTCTTTTCGCGCTGCCGATCGTCGGATTCGCGTTCTATCTGGTTCTTGGGCAATCCAGATACAGAAAATACTCCCTGAGCCTGCCTGAAGAGGATTCTGAGGCCCTGCACAAAATCAGAAAGGAAAGGAACGCGGGGCACGAGATCGGATTCAAAGGCAAAGAAATCGCCGATGCCTTAGAGAAAGTCGGATCAGACCTCACTTATGGCAACGATGTGAGGCTTTACACGATCGGGAACCCCAAATTCGAGGACCTGATGGCCGATATCAGGGGCGCCAAGGATCACGTCCACCTCGAATACTACATAATACGCGACAATGACCCCCTTAGCAAGGAGCTTTTCGATCTTCTCGGCGATAAGGCGCGGAATGGGGTCGAGGTCAGGCTCATCGCGGACTGGGTCGGACTCAAGAACAACAGGGTGATGGTCAACAAGCTCAAGAATGCCGGAGCCAAGGTCAAGATCTTCAACCCTCTGCTCCCCAATCTGTTCAGCCCCAAGAAGAACAACAGGGACCACCGCAAAATCGTCGATATAGACGGGGAAACGGCGTACGTAGGCGGATTCAACATAGGCGTGGAATACCTCGGGCTTGGGGAATTCGGGTATTGGAGGGATTCCGGAACCAGAATCAGAGGGCCGGCGGTATCCGAAGTGATCGAAAGATTCCTGATGGATTGGAAATACGTCAGCGGAGAGGACCTTTACGGGAATCCCAGGTACTCCTACAGAAGCTCCCCCGAAGGGAACATTCCCGTGCAGATCGTCAGCGGAGGGCCGGACATGGATTATCACAACCAGGTCGCGTTCCAGTATCTTATGATGATAGAGAAGGCTGAGAAGACGCTGCACATACATGCCCCGTATTTCATCCCGGACGAGACGTTCTCCATGGCCCTGAGGGGCGCGGCGATGCGCGGAGTCGACGTGAAAGTCATAATACCCGACATCCAAGACCATCCCCTCGTATTTTGGGCCAACAGGAAATTCGCGGATGAAGTCATGAAAGACGGCGTGAAGGTGTACGAATACAACGGCGGATTCATCCATTCCAAAGCGCTCGTAGCCGATGGATGCATATGCTCCGTCGGGTCCGCCAACCTGGATGATCGCAGCCTGAAGCTCAACTTCGAGACGAACGCGATGATCTACTCGGAAGAGATCGGAAATAAAATGGAAGAGGCATTCCAAGATGACATAGCCCAGTCCACCGAATACAGCCGCGAGAAATTCTCTTCGATGACTTTGTGGGAGAGAATCATCACGAAGATCTCGTGGTTCCTCAGCGGAGAGCTGTGA
- a CDS encoding amidohydrolase family protein: MITAIRDAWIVTQDAQRRIVRGDLVIEDERIVSVGPKYSGTADREIDASGDIVMPGMINTHTHIAMTVMKGALDDLLFPDFLSKSFKIDSDRTDKDLAIGTKLGCMEMMRGGTTTFMDLYYSEDVIAKATQEAGIRGVLCWCVLDQEMTTQTGNPLQNCKNFYSKFKGQRKIVPGVGLQGVYVCNEETCVGAKEFSDSVGAPMNFHLSETRGEVNDHKKKTGKRPAEWLSDIGVLGPRGVAAHSAWLTMNEIKLMGSAGMSISSCPVSNMKLATGGVAPVPEFQKHGVNVSIGTDGSTTNNTLDMFAEMKSLGLLQKSARWDPTIATAQELLDFATVNGAKAVGMQDSIGSLEPGKYADVVILDGKAPNLRPLLPENMIANIVYSGSSFNVKTVFCQGDMVLENGSYVTLDADAVLSESEEVWKSLCLR, translated from the coding sequence ATGATTACAGCCATACGCGACGCCTGGATAGTCACGCAGGATGCGCAAAGGAGGATTGTTAGAGGCGATCTGGTCATCGAAGACGAGAGGATCGTTTCGGTCGGGCCGAAATACAGCGGAACCGCAGACAGGGAGATAGACGCTTCCGGCGATATCGTCATGCCCGGGATGATCAACACCCATACCCACATCGCTATGACTGTGATGAAAGGGGCCTTGGATGACCTTCTCTTCCCCGATTTCCTATCCAAATCGTTCAAAATCGATTCTGACAGGACCGACAAAGATCTCGCGATAGGCACCAAGCTAGGCTGCATGGAGATGATGCGCGGAGGGACCACGACATTCATGGACCTCTACTACTCCGAAGACGTGATCGCCAAGGCCACCCAGGAAGCCGGGATCAGAGGGGTCCTGTGCTGGTGCGTTCTCGATCAGGAGATGACCACCCAGACCGGGAATCCTCTGCAGAACTGCAAGAATTTCTATTCCAAGTTCAAAGGCCAGAGGAAGATCGTACCGGGGGTCGGCCTCCAAGGGGTATACGTGTGCAACGAGGAAACCTGCGTCGGAGCCAAGGAATTCTCCGACAGCGTCGGCGCCCCTATGAATTTCCATCTGTCCGAGACCCGCGGCGAAGTCAACGACCACAAGAAGAAGACTGGCAAGAGGCCGGCAGAATGGCTTTCCGACATCGGCGTCCTCGGACCCAGAGGCGTTGCGGCCCATTCCGCTTGGCTGACCATGAACGAAATAAAGCTGATGGGAAGCGCAGGGATGTCGATATCGTCGTGCCCAGTCTCCAACATGAAGCTCGCCACAGGAGGCGTCGCTCCCGTCCCTGAGTTCCAGAAGCATGGCGTGAACGTCTCAATCGGAACCGATGGGAGCACCACCAACAACACCTTGGATATGTTCGCGGAGATGAAATCCCTCGGCCTCCTGCAGAAATCTGCAAGATGGGACCCTACCATAGCGACCGCACAGGAGCTCCTGGATTTCGCCACCGTAAACGGCGCGAAGGCCGTGGGAATGCAGGATTCCATCGGCTCCCTCGAACCTGGGAAGTATGCCGACGTCGTCATTTTGGATGGGAAAGCTCCCAACCTCAGGCCTCTGCTCCCGGAGAACATGATCGCCAACATCGTCTATTCCGGCAGCAGCTTCAACGTCAAGACGGTCTTCTGCCAGGGCGATATGGTCCTGGAGAATGGCAGTTACGTCACTCTGGATGCCGATGCTGTGCTCTCGGAATCCGAGGAAGTCTGGAAATCGCTCTGCCTCAGATGA
- a CDS encoding MBL fold metallo-hydrolase, whose protein sequence is MAFRITYLGTGGGRHTSMFQVRSTGGMLIEHDGHFLHVDPGPGALTQMHRIHYDPARTDSVIVSHCHPDHYSDAESVIEGMTHGGWEKRGHVYGSATVVEGSGKLGPCLSAYHRNLPVSCEAVRPGDSKNIVGMRVDFFRSIHSDPTNVGMTFHTEFGKVSYVSDTEFDEEIAKQYIGSRVLMLPVTTPRGNRIHFHTCTEDAVFFEDIIKPELTVFIHLGVVIIRKGVDSEASWVQEKTGLHTIAARDRMILDVGEELSIHDAPCFDDEWIPPSSV, encoded by the coding sequence ATGGCATTCCGCATAACTTATCTCGGCACCGGCGGCGGGAGACACACCTCCATGTTCCAAGTGCGCAGCACCGGCGGGATGCTGATAGAGCATGACGGCCATTTCCTGCACGTGGATCCTGGACCCGGCGCCCTGACTCAGATGCACAGGATACACTACGATCCCGCGCGCACCGATTCTGTTATCGTATCCCATTGCCACCCTGACCACTACTCGGACGCGGAATCCGTCATCGAAGGCATGACCCATGGCGGCTGGGAGAAACGCGGGCATGTTTATGGATCTGCCACGGTCGTCGAAGGAAGCGGGAAATTAGGCCCCTGCCTCTCGGCTTATCATAGGAACCTTCCTGTTAGCTGCGAAGCCGTGAGGCCTGGAGACTCCAAGAACATCGTCGGGATGAGAGTGGATTTCTTCAGGTCTATCCACAGCGACCCCACCAACGTGGGGATGACGTTCCATACGGAATTCGGCAAGGTTTCCTATGTGAGCGACACGGAATTCGACGAGGAAATCGCCAAGCAATACATAGGGAGCAGGGTGCTTATGCTCCCAGTGACCACTCCCAGAGGCAACAGGATACATTTCCACACCTGCACCGAGGATGCGGTATTCTTCGAGGATATCATAAAACCGGAATTGACGGTGTTCATCCATCTGGGCGTGGTTATCATCAGAAAAGGCGTAGATTCCGAGGCGTCATGGGTCCAAGAGAAAACTGGGTTGCACACCATTGCTGCCCGCGACCGCATGATACTCGATGTGGGGGAAGAACTGAGCATCCATGACGCGCCATGCTTCGATGACGAATGGATACCCCCGTCCTCGGTATAA
- a CDS encoding DNA alkylation repair protein, with product MINVREELLVLADPGNAEFSAKLTPCDHKFLGARIPELRKLAKRIAKDDLEGYLAAWEPEYFEDYMLRGLATAYAKVPLDERLRLYQDFIPLIDNWSVCDSFCSTWKPKENEKEAVWDFIVPYLSTGMEYQMRFAAVMMLDHFIDEGHIHKVISEIDRVLCEGYYYRMAAAWCLSECMAKFPDVTLGYLGGECGVDDWIRSKAMQKCLESYRVSDAVKAEIRSLR from the coding sequence ATGATTAACGTCAGAGAAGAGCTCCTTGTTTTGGCCGATCCCGGAAACGCTGAGTTCAGCGCGAAGCTGACCCCATGCGACCATAAGTTTTTGGGAGCGAGGATTCCGGAGCTCAGAAAGCTGGCCAAAAGGATAGCGAAGGACGACCTCGAAGGGTATTTGGCTGCTTGGGAGCCCGAATACTTCGAGGATTATATGCTAAGAGGTCTGGCCACAGCCTATGCCAAAGTCCCTCTGGATGAGAGGCTTCGCTTGTACCAGGATTTCATTCCCCTCATAGACAATTGGTCTGTATGCGATTCGTTCTGCTCCACATGGAAGCCCAAAGAGAACGAGAAAGAAGCGGTGTGGGATTTCATCGTCCCTTATCTGAGCACCGGGATGGAGTATCAGATGAGGTTCGCGGCCGTCATGATGCTGGACCATTTCATAGATGAGGGCCACATTCATAAGGTGATATCAGAGATCGATCGGGTCCTCTGCGAAGGGTATTACTACAGGATGGCCGCGGCTTGGTGTCTGTCAGAATGTATGGCGAAATTCCCGGACGTCACTTTGGGGTATTTGGGCGGGGAATGCGGGGTCGACGATTGGATCCGTTCCAAGGCCATGCAGAAGTGCTTGGAATCGTACCGCGTTAGCGATGCTGTCAAAGCGGAGATCAGAAGTCTGAGATGA